TTAGCTGAACGACGCTTATCAATTAGTTTGGAAAATTCCATTTTTAAACCCCCAATGCAGTTATGTAAATCCATCCAGTAAACAACTTATTTCTGTTACTGGATGAATTAGTATTACTCATATTCTTTATCGAACTTTTTTGTACTTCTTACAGTGTCAATAGGACGAACAAGTTCTTCAATCTGAGCACGCTTTGGCTCTAAAAATGGTGGCAATGAAAGTTTTTCACCTAAAGTTTCATAAGGCTCATCCCCCATAAATCCTGGCCCATCGGTGGCTAGTTCAAATAAAATTTGTGGGGCTACTCGTGCATAAAGTGATTCAAAGAAGTGACGATTAACATAACCAGAAGTATGGAAGCCGAAGCTATCAAATCGTTCAGTCCATTCGTTCAACACAGCACGATCCTCTACTCGGAATGCGGCATGATGAACTGTACCAAAGCCTTGACGTGCTAAAGGTAGAACACTGTTGTATTCAACAACAAGTTGAGCACCGTTGCCTCCCTCTCCTACCTCAAATAAATGGAAATCTCCTTCCTCAGCAATTTCAGAAAAAAGCATCACCTTTTCTAGCACATCTTTGAAATATTTAAAATTAGCAACTCGAACAAATACTGGCCCTAATCCTGTTATTGCATATTCCAAAGGGATTGGCCCATCTTTCCATGGAGTCCCAGATGCAACACCATTATTGTGCTCATCAGAAATAAGTTGATATTGCTGATCGTCGAAATCAACGAAAGATAAAGTTTTCTTACCAAATTGTTCTTTAATGCCAGTATGATTAACCTGTAATCGGTCAAAACGTTTCACCCAATAGTCCAAAGCGGCATCCGTTGGTACACGGAAGGAGGTTTTTGAAATCTCATTTGTTCCATGCACGCCTTTTGGAATGTTCGGAAAATCAAAGAACGTCATATCTGTACCTGCGTTGCCCTTATCATCCGCAAAGAATAAATGATATGTTTGAATGTCGTCCTGATTAACTGTTTTTTTCACTAAACGCATTCCTAACACAAAAGTAAAAAATTTATAATTTTCTTCGGCACTACTAGTAATTGCTGTAACATGATGAATCCCTTTTAAATGATTCATTTAAAACCCTCCTATTATCTCGATTTCGAGATATTAATGTAAATTTGTTCATTTATTAATCGCATTAAAACCAATCTTCTTTAAAGATAGAATCATTGTTTTCAGTTCTTCAGGGTCTAATACTTCAAAAATTTCATTAATTTTTTGTTCATGCTTTGGGAAAATTTCTTCCAATAATGCTCGTCCCTCATCTGTTAAAAAAATATAAGTGACACGGCGATCCTTCGCACAAGCAAATCGATAGACATAGCCTTTTTGTTCAAGCTTATCAATAACATAGGTAATACTGCTACTTGCAATTAATATTCTCTTTCCAATCACTTGAATCGGTTGTTCCCCACGATGGTATAAAAATTCAAGCACTGAAAATTCGGTTTGATTTAAATCATATTGTAGTAAATCTCTTCTTGTTGCTTCCTGAATCGTTTGATATGCACGGAACAAGACCGTAAAAGCCTTTAAATTACGATTGTCTTCCCTCATACCACTCCCTCTTTCTATTTACCTCGAATTTAATTATCTTTAATTCGAGATAATAATAACATATATTTCTTTATACGACAATTAATTTGTTTTACTCAGAAATTGACTTTCCCCTTTATAGCACTACTTACTTCTAAGAAATAAAATCCACCCATTAATAGATAGCTGGATTTTAATGGATGAATTCAGCCTGCATCATTTACTTTAGACGTTTAAATTCTTTTTCATTCCCATCAACAAATTCTACTTCAATCTCAATTGATTGGAAGTCCTCTGCAATATGGAATACGGAAATAACCTGATCTATTACTTCATCATTTGGTGTAGTGGAATCAAACGTCAGCTGCTTAAAAAGAGGTTCCAGCTTCGTATAAGCTGCATCTCCCTGAAGATTTTCATTATTTCGGGTATCCTGTAATTTTGCTGCTATGCCGGACTTTTTATTTTCGTATTCAGCTTCATAGGAATCTGTCGCAGAATAGTCAACATCCAACGAAAACTCTAAAAAATTGAAGGGTACTTGATCTGTTGCGGTATCTCCGACTTGTTGATTATTTTGTTGAACTGGAGCATTTGTCGGCATATCTTGCGCCTTTTCTTTTGTACAGCCATAGAGCGTGATAGTCGTAAAAAGAATAGCCATAAAAAATTTAATTCTCATCCTTACACTCCTTTCTTCTGTTATTATTTCACCTTTGTTTAAAAATTAACCCAAAAAGGGTATCTCCAATAATCAGGAGATACCCTTTCTATTTTTAAAAGAAGCGACTGTTATTACCTTCGCCAATAGCTTTAGCTAATCGCATTGTTGAAACAGCTAAATCTGCATATGATACTTTCTCAGTAGCGTTGAAGCTATTTTGCTGTGCATCTATTAATCCCATTGCACTTGCTAAAGCCACATAGCCAGAGTATGCTGGATCAATTGAGCCTGCATCAGCAAAGTTTAATTTATAAATATCGCTATGCTTAGCAGCTTTCTCTAATCCTAATACACGAATATACCATTCTGCAAGCTCTTGACGAGTCAATGTTGCATCAACATCAAATCGATCTGCTGGCTTTAAAACGCCCATTCTTACGGCTTCTTCAACTACTCCATATAATGGATGGTTTTTATCAATATTTGTGAAGGATTGCTTTTCATCACCTTCTCCATATCCACCAAAATAGCCATATGTGAGAGATTTAAGCATAATTTTTAGTGCTTCTCCCTTAGTCACGCCAGTATCAGCATTAAAAGTAGCTGGGTCTTTAATCTCTAACACATTTTGACTAACCAAATAATTTAACTCTTTTGCTGCTGTAGGATGTGAAATCAATGGTTGCTCTTTTTTATCCTCAATATTAATTAACCACTCACCAGTAGTTGCATCAATTTGATTAAGTAAATTACCACCATAAGTTGGTGAATACACTAGATCATAATGATTCTTATCCTCACCACTTTGTTTAGCGTATTGCAATTGTAATTTAAGTGCCTCACGATAAGATTCTTTTGCTTTATCAGCAGAAATCGCCTTATCTACAGATGGCCAATTATCGATTTTTTGGTTAGAAATATACAATGAACGTAATGAGCCATCAGAACCAATACTTACAGATATTTCATCTCCTACCACAGCGATATCATTTACAACACGCGGGAATGAGAAGTAATATTCTTTACTATAATCAGCTAATACAGCATCCTCTAATGGTTTAGAATAATTATGCACATAGGAAGGAGCCCATTGCTTTAAGTATTCAATCGCCTTGTTCAATGCTGCATCCTTAGAAATGGTTGTAGTCTTATCATTAGACTTTACGAAATCTCTAGTTAAATCATGATATTGAATAATTTCGCCTGTTGCCTTATTTAATTCAAATGAGGAGCCTATGCCACCATTATCATACATATACGTATAATTTACAGAGTAAATTGTTTCCCCATTTTGGTTTTCTCTTTCATCAATCATATCAATTTGTAACTTAGCTTTATCAGGATCAACCTTTAAGAAGGATTTTGCAAATTCTTCTACTTCAGCTAATGTCATACCCTTCTTTCTTGGTTCAAGCGGTTGTGAGGATAGCTTTTCTACGCGTTTTACTTTCGGTACCTGTGCCGAGAAGCCATTCACTGTTTGCCATTGACCATTTAAAGCATGTACCCCATTAAAGCCTATTGCTGGTGCATAAACAAGCTTCACTTTACGCTGATCTGTTTGGAAATCATAATCGACTGTGTAACGCAATTCAACTGCTAAATTATCACGAATTTGGGCAAGAATATCCGCTTCAGTCTTCTTCTGCTCTACACTATCAAATGTTGCCTTGCTAAGAGGCTCTGTATTGCGATAAACACTTGTAATTTCGCCATTCGCAAGGACTTCAATAGTAAAATATTGCTCGCTGATTGCCACACCATTTTGAGTTGGTGAATAGACAAACGAATAAGCAATTGGCTGTGATAATGGTCTGCTCATATTAAAATAGTAGTCAGAGCCAATACCATTTTCCTGAAGCTTATAGTTTTCAGTATTTGGGAATTTAGCTAAGAATTCCTTTGCAATTTTTTGTGCATCAGCTTCAGAATACTTTGCTGGATACATTGCATCTGAAATATCAGAAGGTTGATAATAGAAATTCTCTAGTTCTAAATCGTCTCCCTTAAATGTGAAGCTACCATAAATCTCCTTACCATTTACAGTCTTATGGAAACTTATATCATAACGAATTGTTGTATCATCTGTATAGTAGTGTCCGCTTCCTACATTTAAATCTTTCTCTGTTAAGAAATTAAACTTATCAGGGAATATTGCATGCAATTTATTGATAAGCATACTCTTTGTGACTTTTGTCTCCGTTGAAGCTACTTGAATTTCAATTCTCTCTGAAGATTCCTTTACATTGGCAGATGCTTGTGAAATTGGTGAAAGTACCCCGACAGTAAATGCTGTAGATGTTAGTATAATACCTAACTTTTTAAACTTACCCAAAATATCCCTCCTAGAAAACTATTTACCATTTATTATAATATACATTTCCAAATTTGGAAACTCTATTTACAGAATATTACCGCTTAAAAGAAAATAGAATAGTTATTTTTTCACCACATCGAAATTGGAGCCTATTAATAACCAATTTTGTGGGAATGGTAAACCTAGTTTCCAATAACCCACTCCTCGAAGTTTATATCGCTTTATTAAATCGAATTTGGCTTGAATGGATCTTGCATCTTCAAACCAAACAACATGTGCCCTGCCCTGTTCGTCATAGTATTCAAAGAAAGGAGCTTGGGCTCTCCTATCATACTGAATAGCTGCATTATATTTTTTAGCAATTTCAATAGCTCTTTGTGGACTAACTGCTTCAGCAATAGGACCTCCTTGTACAAAAGGCAGTGTCCAGTCATAGCCATATAAATTTTGTCCTAGGATAATTTTATTTCTAGGAATTTCACTAATAGCATATTTAACAACTGCCTCTACCTCAGGAAGTGGAGATACTGCCATAGGAGGACCAGCAGAATATCCCCATTCATAGGTCATTAACATCACAAAATCCACAATTTCTCCATGTG
This genomic stretch from Lysinibacillus pakistanensis harbors:
- a CDS encoding ring-cleaving dioxygenase, whose protein sequence is MNHLKGIHHVTAITSSAEENYKFFTFVLGMRLVKKTVNQDDIQTYHLFFADDKGNAGTDMTFFDFPNIPKGVHGTNEISKTSFRVPTDAALDYWVKRFDRLQVNHTGIKEQFGKKTLSFVDFDDQQYQLISDEHNNGVASGTPWKDGPIPLEYAITGLGPVFVRVANFKYFKDVLEKVMLFSEIAEEGDFHLFEVGEGGNGAQLVVEYNSVLPLARQGFGTVHHAAFRVEDRAVLNEWTERFDSFGFHTSGYVNRHFFESLYARVAPQILFELATDGPGFMGDEPYETLGEKLSLPPFLEPKRAQIEELVRPIDTVRSTKKFDKEYE
- a CDS encoding MarR family winged helix-turn-helix transcriptional regulator → MREDNRNLKAFTVLFRAYQTIQEATRRDLLQYDLNQTEFSVLEFLYHRGEQPIQVIGKRILIASSSITYVIDKLEQKGYVYRFACAKDRRVTYIFLTDEGRALLEEIFPKHEQKINEIFEVLDPEELKTMILSLKKIGFNAINK
- a CDS encoding YusW family protein, translating into MRIKFFMAILFTTITLYGCTKEKAQDMPTNAPVQQNNQQVGDTATDQVPFNFLEFSLDVDYSATDSYEAEYENKKSGIAAKLQDTRNNENLQGDAAYTKLEPLFKQLTFDSTTPNDEVIDQVISVFHIAEDFQSIEIEVEFVDGNEKEFKRLK
- a CDS encoding YcdB/YcdC domain-containing protein, which produces MGKFKKLGIILTSTAFTVGVLSPISQASANVKESSERIEIQVASTETKVTKSMLINKLHAIFPDKFNFLTEKDLNVGSGHYYTDDTTIRYDISFHKTVNGKEIYGSFTFKGDDLELENFYYQPSDISDAMYPAKYSEADAQKIAKEFLAKFPNTENYKLQENGIGSDYYFNMSRPLSQPIAYSFVYSPTQNGVAISEQYFTIEVLANGEITSVYRNTEPLSKATFDSVEQKKTEADILAQIRDNLAVELRYTVDYDFQTDQRKVKLVYAPAIGFNGVHALNGQWQTVNGFSAQVPKVKRVEKLSSQPLEPRKKGMTLAEVEEFAKSFLKVDPDKAKLQIDMIDERENQNGETIYSVNYTYMYDNGGIGSSFELNKATGEIIQYHDLTRDFVKSNDKTTTISKDAALNKAIEYLKQWAPSYVHNYSKPLEDAVLADYSKEYYFSFPRVVNDIAVVGDEISVSIGSDGSLRSLYISNQKIDNWPSVDKAISADKAKESYREALKLQLQYAKQSGEDKNHYDLVYSPTYGGNLLNQIDATTGEWLINIEDKKEQPLISHPTAAKELNYLVSQNVLEIKDPATFNADTGVTKGEALKIMLKSLTYGYFGGYGEGDEKQSFTNIDKNHPLYGVVEEAVRMGVLKPADRFDVDATLTRQELAEWYIRVLGLEKAAKHSDIYKLNFADAGSIDPAYSGYVALASAMGLIDAQQNSFNATEKVSYADLAVSTMRLAKAIGEGNNSRFF